A single genomic interval of Malania oleifera isolate guangnan ecotype guangnan chromosome 13, ASM2987363v1, whole genome shotgun sequence harbors:
- the LOC131146206 gene encoding probable pectinesterase/pectinesterase inhibitor 61, with product MDLTPTSITPPPPPPALSLSLSLSLSLSLYIYIYTYIYIYIYIYISTHLLLQYFFVNTLQFTHTVCSVARMGYDRLGPSNPESSLPDPTSSQPEQPPPIHPAPRRKRRLVLLCTLSAFLIVASAVSAAILIGPLANRASSGSDPSIRRQPTKAISRACSRTRYPTLCVDSLVDFPGSLTASEPDLVHISVNLTLMRFGKALYSASEINNLPMDPMVRSAFDGCLELLDDSVDLLARSLVSVSVGSGSGGGSAGDVVTWLSAALTNHDTCTDGFDGLSGAVRDRMAVGLRDLSELVSNCLAIFSSSGEDFSGVPVQNRRRLMGANGNAPLPGWLTREERRLLGAPVPAIQADIVVSKEGNGTYRTISEAIKKAPEHSGRRTVIYVKAGRYEESNLKVGRKKTNLMFIGDGKGKTVITGGKSVADKLTTFHTASFAATGAGFIARDMTFENYAGAGKHQAVALRVGADHAVVYRCSIIGYQDTLYVHSQRQFFRECDVYGTVDFIFGNAAVVLQNCSIYARKPMAMQKNTITAQNRKDPNQNTGISIHACRILATSDLEASKASFPTYLGRPWKMYSRTVYMLSYMGDHIHPKGWLEWNDSFALSTLYYGEYLNTGPGAALGQRVTWPGYRVINSTAEANKFTVAQFIYGSSWLPATGVAFLAGLSV from the exons ATGGACCTCACACCAACCTCTattactcccccccccccccccccggccctctctctctctctctctctctctctctctctctctctatatatatatatatatacatatatatatatatatatatatatatatatcagtacccATCTTCTGCTTCAGTACTTCTTTGTAAACACACTGCAATTCACTCACACTGTCTGCTCTGTAGCAAGAATGGGCTATGACAGGCTTGGGCCGTCCAACCCGGAAAGCTCACTGCCCGATCCGACCTCGTCTCAACCAGAACAGCCGCCGCCGATCCACCCGGCCCCAAGGCGAAAGCGCCGCCTCGTCCTCCTCTGCACCCTCTCCGCCTTCCTCATCGTCGCCTCCGCCGTCTCCGCGGCGATACTAATTGGACCGCTGGCGAACCGGGCATCCAGTGGATCGGACCCGTCAATCCGCCGACAGCCCACCAAGGCCATTTCCAGGGCCTGCAGCCGAACCCGGTACCCGACTCTCTGCGTAGACTCACTCGTAGACTTCCCCGGGTCGCTGACCGCGTCGGAGCCGGACCTGGTCCACATTTCCGTCAACCTCACTCTCATGCGGTTCGGCAAGGCCCTGTACTCCGCGTCGGAGATCAACAACCTCCCGATGGACCCGATGGTCCGGTCGGCGTTCGACGGCTGCCTCGAGCTCCTCGACGACTCCGTCGACCTGCTCGCGCGTTCGCTCGTCTCCGTCAGCGTTGGCTCCGGGTCTGGCGGAGGGTCCGCCGGCGACGTCGTGACGTGGCTGAGCGCGGCACTGACGAACCACGACACGTGTACGGACGGATTCGACGGGCTGAGCGGGGCGGTGAGGGATCGGATGGCGGTGGGGCTGCGAGACCTGTCGGAGCTCGTGAGCAATTGCCTGGCGATCTTCTCAAGTTCGGGCGAGGACTTCTCGGGCGTGCCCGTGCAGAACAGGAGGAGGCTGATGGGGGCCAATGGGAATGCGCCGCTCCCGGGTTGGTTGACCCGGGAGGAGAGGCGGCTCTTGGGCGCCCCCGTTCCGGCCATACAGGCTGATATTGTGGTATCGAAGGAGGGGAACGGAACGTATCGGACTATTTCGGAGGCGATAAAGAAAGCGCCGGAGCACAGTGGTCGCCGGACGGTTATATATGTGAAGGCCGGAAG GTACGAGGAGAGCAATCTGAAGGTGGGGAGGAAGAAGACGAACCTGATGTTTATAGGGGACGGGAAGGGCAAAACGGTCATTACGGGCGGCAAGAGTGTCGCTGACAAGCTCACAACCTTCCACACCGCCTCCTTcg CGGCGACCGGTGCTGGCTTCATTGCACGAGATATGACGTTTGAGAATTACGCCGGAGCGGGGAAGCACCAGGCGGTGGCTCTTCGAGTCGGCGCAGACCATGCGGTGGTGTATCGATGCAGCATCATCGGGTACCAAGACACCCTCTACGTCCACTCGCAGCGCCAATTCTTTCGCGAGTGCGACGTCTATGGCACCGTCGACTTCATTTTCGGCAACGCCGCCGTGGTGCTACAGAACTGCAGCATCTACGCGCGAAAGCCCATGGCCATGCAGAAGAACACCATCACCGCCCAAAACCGCAAGGACCCGAACCAGAACACCGGGATCTCAATCCACGCATGTCGGATCCTCGCCACGTCCGATCTCGAGGCGTCCAAGGCTAGCTTCCCCACGTATCTAGGCCGCCCATGGAAGATGTACTCGAGGACCGTGTACATGTTATCTTACATGGGCGACCACATTCACCCTAAGGGTTGGCTGGAGTGGAATGACTCATTTGCGCTGAGCACGTT